The genomic interval tctataggcttcacatataatgaaataatatattaaaggggattaagacggtgcccatcacacgcttttccttaaaagaaaaaattttggaaacaaaacatttactaaatttttaaaaaggcatggaactgattaaagggaaaggccccgggacagacaatcggccacaacgttgtctgctcctcTTATATATCTTACTGTGACATTGCACTCCTGGGCTCACTCGGTATGGGGGCCATTTGACAGGCTTTTCGTTcccaacatcaatatcgtgttctatcaactgtgtcctgcctgggacactgctaaacactgaagagtactttctcagccgccgaagcaactcatcttgctgatcccctaaatgttcaaccttctctttcaagagatggaggctattcccttcccactgccctgtaggaacaacaggttcaggcccaataacttctggagcctttccctcccggcagaaaaacaaaagtgaagatgcctcttgcacggcagaactaaaagagcccttctggcttgtagaacgaaaatagggcttcagcatgttaacgtgacacagctgagacctcttgcgccggtcaggagtggctaccaggtagtcgaggtcacctaccttctctataatataggggccactatagcgggtagcaagcggctggccctgaagtggtaacagcacaagcacttcatctccaggggcaaaactccgatactcgacccttcggtcataataccccttcatactctgctgggtcttacacaggtgggcctgcgccacctctaatgccttggccaatctctctcgactgctcatgaggctcttaagcagtgagacagggtgCTCAGGCaacggctgacaccaagcctcccgaacaacgtcgagcggtccatgcactcggtgtccaaacactaactgattgggtgagaaacccaaggactcagtgggcgcttctctcaccgccaATAAAACAAaggggacaccctcgtcccaatccttatctctctccatgcagaaactcttgacaTCTTCGgggtaaccacctagaacctgggtatcatggtgacatgtaggtaactttaaaccactcgacaaatggcacaaTTTCAAAGCagcatgtggtgggattcgaatctatgcatggacgtctgcccaatccccaTGCTCAACAcattatccactatgccactgcttaatagaagctgttttattAAAAGATGAAACGTGAAGTTTCCAGTAgagtgcttgggtggtgatatgggtcctaatattgGTACCACTAGAAAtcaaattgcctgtgccactaataggTGTAAGCTTAACAACTCCTCCCACATCTACTActtttcaagtatgcctacaggcgctatagaccataacgtaaaaaaaaaaagaagttcgGTGTTCTATGGCacctccaccagtttttctcgcctcctcagctgctctgtacaagggccttatatGCCCTTGTATagaatactcttcgcatgtttgaggaGTTCCAttcacacagctttattagactgggggaatcaaaagcttttcatctcatcaattcTCCTCCTCGAACTGACTGTcatcaacctctttctcactgccagaatgttgcatctcttgctatcttttattgctattttcatgttcaCTGTTCttttgatcttgttaactgcatgtctccccttcTCTTGCTGTCTTgttgcacaaagctttcttcttcctctcacccttattctgtccaactctaacacaagagttaaccagcttTTGTAGTCTGTCGTacttttctttggtaaactctagaactccatGTCTGTGtctatatttccaacttcctatgactttacttcattcaagagggaagtttcaagatatttgtgtCTATCCTTTGGCCAATTCTATTAACTCTATAAGGACACTGGCAATTGAGTtggcctttttctttatatatttgtgtcccttagccagtcttcctctcttacataaaaatgaaaagttcCTTTGTGTCCACTCACCATGTTGTTGGAGGGTTGGGAGTGCTGGATAGGCTGTGTAGATCACCACAGAAAGTAGGAGCTGGGAGGTCTGTCTTGGATATGAGTTGGGATTAAAAGGAGGGTGATGGACTAGCTTAGTGCCCAATGTCATGTCcctatcccttcctcttcttcctctgcctgACTTGGTGTTCTCTGGCTGTCTCTTCAttggctattttttttccacgtgcactatttttcatcattggacttctttctttctttttgttttttctacttATACCTATCATTAATTCTCTACCTGATTTGGgcaaaattatcttttttttatttttttattattttttttctattaactcTCACTTGGGGTAGTGAACTTAAGATGTGCTCTGCATGTGATATGAATGAAGGGAAGTGGTGTGAGTGGAAAGATTTTTTGGAGTAAAACTACTGAAGATTTCCCTCAGGGACAAATATTATTACAGTTTTCTGCATAGGTATAAAGGTCAATGAAGTGACTTGGGATAAGCTGTGGAATATTTTCAACACTGTCAGGTAAATGTCAGGTAAATATGGAAATGTCTTCCTTTcttagaataaagaaagaatctTAATTATTCCtagtctgtttctctttcttagaCTGATTTCACTTAAATCATATTGATCACATTTTTAAAATTCCAAATAACAAAACCAAATTCTAAGACTGGTCATATGTAAGTTATGTTAATTTGAAACCTAGTGTTTGGGGAATTTTCTGCATTCGTCACTGTAACATGTCTAGAAAGCGTTATCATAATAACTTGCTTCATAATAACATATTCTAATTATTGCCTCTTTATTTCAGAAAGGATGGCTTACTTGTGGCACATTTCATGGCCAACTGGGCTCCTCAGTGTGGACAGATGAATGATGTTATTACTGAACTTGCCAAACAGTCTGAGTTGAAGGTaacatattacttttttttatacatgttCATTCACTCTATAAATAGTGATGGAAGACTGCTACATAATTTTACCATTTGTGCCTCAGTAATTGTGATTTCAAGTACTGTGTGGTCATATTGTCTTCATGTCTTTCAGGATGTTCAGTTTTGTATTGTGCCAGCCGAAGACCTGTCAGAAGTTAGCCTGAAGTACAAGATTGCTGCAGTCCCCACATTTCTATTGCTGCGAGGTGGccaggtggtggagaaggtggagggtgCCAATGCAGCAGACCTCACCAATAAAGTGAAGACACAAGTGAGTTTTGAGagcttttatttaaatttaccaAAGTAAATCCCATCCATAAAGATTTCTGTTTGAATATTTCAGCCATATCAGTTCTTCCTCATGGCAAAACACTAAATCTTGAcatcatgtttttgatataTTATGGGGAAGTACTGTGGATGAGCTTAAAAGAGGGTATTTCTAATATCATGTCACCTAAACAAACAGGTGCTGACTTCATTTTTTGCCTGGTTTTTGTAAGGTAGAATGTCATAATTTTGAAATGGATGTTCCCTATGAAAATTTTATccataaaaaattgaaaattgagCAGTTTTTAATGTATTAGTTTTGTCTTCATATTTTATCTTGCATGTTGCTGGACTTTGATAGACTCATCACTGTATAGCATTTaagcaagaaaacacacatGATTTATGTTTTCCAGGCTGCCAAGGCTTCATTGGTGTCCTGTGCCCCAACTGCTTTGACCCCAGAGCAAGACCTCAACACTCGCCTGAAGAAGCTGATCAACTCATCCAAGTGCATGCTTTTTATGAAAGGTTCACCTGATGCACCAAGATGTGGTAAGATCCCTAGCTCTTGTATCTGTTGCTCATAGATTCTTGGGAAGAATGTATTTGCTTGCCAAATGATCTATTTCTTCTAaacagaaaggaatgaaatagtAGTGAGAAGCAGAAAATACCAAACCTCACTTTTTAAAAATTCCCAATACAGTACAGGCAAcctccgtttaacgaaggttcacacaacaaaatttcgctacaacgaaggtttcattttactaccatctgctcgtttaacgaacaccaaactcgctttaacgaagttttatccaggtaattttttccaagtttgaaagccccgttgTATCATGCAAGTCAACAAGcctttgaatacaccaggagctgcaaatactaaggcctgcctcaggagaaattctgagtcatctgtagaatcaagatcaagatcaagatcaagcttctcgtggacaacacgcaccacataatggcgtcagcagcagctcgtcttcactcgctcaacttaccaccaaaacgccctgcaatgtggcctagcgttcctaagaagaccaggaagtctcttactctggaagtgaagctggatattattcacagacacgaaagaggagagaaaactatagcattgctggccaccatcttgactccatatactgtctctactattttcaagtcagcagactattaagaaggctggtgagactgtgtcttccttgcaagctaaaagaaccacctgaactcgtgactctacaatggataaaatggaaagccttgtggaaatgtggtacataagttttgtaagcAGTAcaatgtgccctttgtttacattccacaggttgctggttagtgtctttctcgtttcactttccctcccttcataaatttaagatcaacaacattgtaaagttacatacatacatacattagtgtacattataatgacttaaattaaatctaactgcctaaatgttaaacttcataatttttactttcattacacctttcactgtactatgatgcactctcactttgcttactctcagtggaagttcatgTCAGGGGTTAtgatcggttcgcttaacgaagtttcgcttaacaaagtgttttttatgaaagtaaccccttcattaagcgggggttgcctgtactttatTTTGGTTGGTTTATTGAGTTCATACTAAGTGTTGtctatatagtaataagaaatgTTCCTTTTCTTGCAGGATTTAGTCGTACAACAATTGAACTCCTTAATAAGCTTGAAGTAGATTACTCCAGTTTTGATATTTTAAGCAATGAAGAAGTTCGGCAGGGCCTGAAGACGTACTCCAACTGGCCCACATACCCACAGGTTTGTAAGGTTACCTTGAATGAGTAGTCATAGTGGACAGAATTTTAAGATAAATTTCAGTACATTTACATTACCAACTTGAAAAGAGGGATGAACTTGTCTAAGTAACAGGTAAAGGATGTTTGGCTCGATTGGTTGCTGTTCTGTGTGGTAGACATCCAAGCTGGCTGGTTAACGTTACTCCCAGCATGCCTTGACAAAGTATGGCAGAATTGGGGTCAACATAATGGATATAGTTAAGCAATTTCTGTAGTCCTCATTCTTATGTATTGTGAATATGATGTACCTGCTTATGATGATCACTTGTGATATTGCCAACACATTTTGGTATTTTGGTCTTGCTCTTGCTTCATCTTTAAATTGAATGCTGAAACATATCTTACTAGGGACATGTGttgtcatgaagaaaagagatggtGCAAAGTTGTGCTACACAATCATATAGTGAACACTTTGTTACTCGTATGCACACCAAATGAACAAAATAGTAACAATCTTAGAGGTAAAGTATAAAAAACATAAGATTTGATGCTTAACTAATGGGGAGTTTTTAGAACTAGTGGTTGTCACTAGATGGCAGCACAATACATGTCCCCTTGACTCAAACAAGGTTAATGTAGAATATACCTACAATGCCATTCAATAAACATAGAGATGCAATAAGTtgatataatatattttttttacataattcctTCTAAGTATTAACACAGGTAAAATCAAACCCTATTCATGGACAAATGTATATAAGTTGATTTTCTAGTGAATTGGCATTGAGGCTTATTTGGTCATCTCCACATTCCAAAAGAGTACACCCTTGACTGGAGGTGTATTGATCCAATCGACAGTAAACATTATCACTTTCACTTAAAAGTCCAAACCTCATAGATCATCCTACTAGTAGTATATGGAAACAACAATTCTAATTAAGAATAGGCAACTTGAGTATCCTGATGAGAATGTTGCTGTCTAACACAACCTGGGCTGGCCACCTGTTTAACTTAATCAACAAACACATTGTTGAAGAAA from Portunus trituberculatus isolate SZX2019 chromosome 47, ASM1759143v1, whole genome shotgun sequence carries:
- the LOC123520788 gene encoding glutaredoxin-3-like isoform X1; translated protein: MSVTKVATEQEFTELLKKDGLLVAHFMANWAPQCGQMNDVITELAKQSELKDVQFCIVPAEDLSEVSLKYKIAAVPTFLLLRGGQVVEKVEGANAADLTNKVKTQAAKASLVSCAPTALTPEQDLNTRLKKLINSSKCMLFMKGSPDAPRCGFSRTTIELLNKLEVDYSSFDILSNEEVRQGLKTYSNWPTYPQLYVDGELVGGLDILKEMDASGELSSMLPKKQKLEDRLKMLINKAPLMVFMKGDREAPRCGFSKTMIGILNDTNLPYETFDILTDEEVRQGLKTFSNWPTYPQVYVKGELVGGLDIIKELQTSGELMGALKGE
- the LOC123520788 gene encoding glutaredoxin-3-like isoform X2 codes for the protein MSVTKVATEQEFTELLKKDGLLVAHFMANWAPQCGQMNDVITELAKQSELKDVQFCIVPAEDLSEVSLKYKIAAVPTFLLLRGGQVVEKVEGANAADLTNKVKTQAAKASLVSCAPTALTPEQDLNTRLKKLINSSKCMLFMKGSPDAPRCGFSRTTIELLNKLEVDYSSFDILSNEEVRQGLKTYSNWPTYPQLYVDGELVGGLDILKEMDASGELSSMLPKKQKLEDRLKMLINKAPLMVFMKGDREAPRCGFSKTMIGILNDTKYM